One genomic window of Hemitrygon akajei chromosome 1, sHemAka1.3, whole genome shotgun sequence includes the following:
- the tcf24 gene encoding transcription factor 24: protein MVQPKKSSMDSTAVPKAIIENSPSSSPSHCPDPDSVTCPTRKHSELGSRSKVTRIRGRPAAANAARERSRVQTLRLAFLELQKTLPSVPPDTKLSKLDVLILATTYIAHLTRTLEESLEEGEGRKSSELMHSLKVDGYLHPVKKWPMRSRLYVGATGQFLNSDQSEIQTQAKTTSPDPV from the exons ATGGTTCAGCCTAAGAAAAGTTCAATGGATTCTACAGCTGTTCCAAAGGCCATAATTGAGAACAGTCCCAGTTCCAGCCCGAGTCACTGTCCAGATCCCGATTCCGTGACCTGCCCCACTCGCAAACACTCGGAATTAGGATCTCGCTCGAAAGTGACTCGCATCAGGGGCAGACCTGCGGCAGCAAACGCTGCGCGGGAGCGTAGCCGGGTACAAACCCTGCGACTTGCCTTCTTGGAGCTGCAAAAGACTCTACCTTCAGTTCCTCCGGACACTAAATTGTCCAAACTGGATGTCCTAATCCTGGCAACCACCTACATTGCACATCTAACCCGCACCCTGGAAGAAAGtctggaggagggggaaggtCGGAAGTCTTCCGAGTTAATGCATTCTCTCAAAGTAGACGGATATCTGCATCCGGTCAAA AAGTGGCCAATGCGATCCCGGTTGTATGTCGGTGCAACGGGACAGTTTCTGAATTCGGATCAATCCGAGATTCAAACTCAAGCCAAGACGACCAGTCCTGATCCCGTCTAA